One part of the Ananas comosus cultivar F153 unplaced genomic scaffold, ASM154086v1, whole genome shotgun sequence genome encodes these proteins:
- the LOC109704011 gene encoding T-complex protein 1 subunit eta, whose protein sequence is MAAMLQPQIILLKEGTDASQGKAQLVSNINACTAVADAVRTTLGPRGMDKLIHDDKGNTTISNDGATIMKLLDIVHPAAKILVDIAKSQDSEVGDGTTTVVLLAAEFLKEAKPFIEDGVHSQNLIRSYRTASYLAIDKIKELAVSIEGKSLEEKKSLLAKCAATTLSSKLIGGEKEFFASMVVDAVLAIGNDDRLNLIGIKKVPGGNMRDSFLVNGVAFKKTFSYAGFEQQPKKFLNPKILLLNIELELKSEKENAEIRLSDPLQYQSIVDAEWNIIYDKLDKCVQSGAKIVLSRLAIGDLATQYFADRDIFCAGRVTEEDLQRVAAATGGTVQTSVNNIIDEVLGSCEVFEEKQVGNERFNIFSGCPSGQTATIVLRGGADQFIEEAERSLHDAIMIVRRALKNSTVVPGGGAIDMEISRFLRLHARTIAGKSQLFINSYAKALEVIPRQLCDNAGYDATDVLNKLRQKHASGEGANYGVDINTGGIADSFANFVWEPAVVKINAINAATEAACLILSVDETVKNPKSESAQGEAAASAMAGRGRGGAAFRGRGGRGMRRR, encoded by the exons ATGGCGGCGATGctg CAACCGCAGATCATACTGTTGAAGGAGGGGACGGACGCGTCGCAGGGGAAGGCGCAGCTGGTGAGCAACATTAACGCGTGCACGGCGGTGGCGGACGCGGTGCGGACGACGCTGGGCCCCCGCGGCATGGACAAGCTCATCCACGACGACAAGGGCAACACCACCATCTCCAACGACGGCGCCACCATCATGAAGCTCCTCGACATCGTCCACCCCGCCGCCAAGATCCTCGTCGACATCGCCAAGTCCCAGGACTCCGAG GTTGGTGATGGAACTACTACTGTAGTGCTTCTTGCTGCTGAATTCCTGAAGGAAGCAAAACCTTTCATTGAGGATGGTGTCCATTCACAGAATCTCATTCGAAGCTACAGGACAGCTTCATATTTG GCAATCGACAAAATCAAAGAACTTGCTGTGAGCATAGAAGGGAAAAGcctggaagaaaagaaaagtttgttGGCAAAATGTGCCGCTACCACACTCTCTTCAAAGCTGATTGGTGGTGAGAAAGAGTTCTTTGCATCGATGGTTGTGGATGCTGTCCTTGCTATTGGCAATGATGATAGActtaatctaattgggattaaaAAG GTTCCTGGGGGTAATATGAGAGATTCATTTCTCGTCAATGGTGTTGCATTCAAGAAAACATTTTCTTATGCTGGATTTGAACAACAACCGAAAAAGTTCTTGAAtccaaaaattcttttgttgAACATTGAACTGGAATTGAAGTCAGAGAAAGAAAATGCAGAAATCAG ATTATCAGACCCACTCCAGTATCAGTCAATTGTTGATGCTGAATGGAATATTATCTATGACAAGTTAGATAAGTGTGTGCAAAGTGGGGCAAAGATAGTTCTTTCTCGGTTGGCAATTGGTGACCTTGCAACCCAG TACTTTGCAGATAGGGATATTTTCTGTGCTGGGCGTGTGACAGAAGAGGATCTACAACGTGTTGCTGCTGCAACTGGTGGAACTGTGCAGACTTCTGTTAACAATATTATTGATGAG GTTCTTGGCTCCTGTGAAGTTTTTGAGGAAAAACAAGTAGGCAATGAAAGGTTTAATATATTCAGCGGATGCCCTTCTGGCCAGACAGCAACTATAGTTCTTCGTGGTGGTGCAGATCAG TTTATTGAGGAAGCTGAAAGAAGTCTGCACGATGCCATCATGATAGTGAGGAGAGCTTTAAAGAATTCAACTGTTGTCCCTGGTGGTGGTGCTATAGAT ATGGAGATAAGTCGGTTTCTGAGGCTGCATGCGAGGACCATTGCTGGGAAGTCCCAACTGTTTATAAATTCGTACGCCAAAGCCCTCGAG GTCATTCCACGGCAACTTTGTGACAATGCTGGATATGATGCAACAGATGTACTGAACAAGCTCAGACAAAAACATGCATCTG GTGAAGGTGCAAACTATGGGGTGGACATTAATACTGGTGGAATAGCAGATTCCTTTGCTAACTTTGTATGGGAACCTGCAGTTGTTAAG ATCAATGCTATAAATGCTGCAACTGAAGCGGCATGTCTTATCCTGAGTGTGGATGAGACAGTTAAGAACCCAAAG TCTGAGAGTGCACAAGGTGAAGCAGCTGCAAGTGCGATGGCTGGTCGCGGCCGTGGTGGAGCGGCATTTAGAGGCCGTGGCGGAAGAGGCATGCGAAGACGCTGA